CCCGTTCGCGATAGCCGCAGGTCTTTTTTACGAGTGAATCTAATCTTCGCTAAAGCCCGTGAGATGGTGCGCGAACTCACGCGGTCGTGCCACAGTTCGGCGAGTTCTACCTGAGTCTTGTCACCCTGCCGTTTCACAAAAGCGCGAAATGCTTCCCGATCGACAATTCGATGGCTGGAGCCCTGCGGATAGCCTTGAGTCGCCTGGAAGCTTCCTGTCTCTGAGCGCCGTTTCAACCAACGCTCAAGACTATCCCGACTGATGTTGAACATCTGAATCACTTCGCTCTTTGGCACACCTCGGTCTAGGGCTGCAATGGCTTTTTCTCGTCAATCCTGACTGTATGCTTTTGGCTCGATCTCGACCCAACGACTCAACAAGGTTAGAGTGCCCACTAAGTCTCGTTCGATACCGCAACACTATTGGCGACCGCTATAAAAACATCAAAACGCGATCGCACTCGATCGCGTTTTGGCCTTCTGCTGATTAAATTAACTCAATTCGGCGGCATCACCACACGACGAGCTAAACCAAGCGATCGCAACACCTGAATTGCCCACCACGTCACATCAATTTCCCACCATTTCCGACCCGCTTTTGCCACATTCGGCTGAGCATGGTGATTGTTGTGCCAACCTTCACCGTAGGTAATCAACGCTGCCCACCAAAGATTGCGTGAATTATCCTCTGCTTCATAGTTTGTATAGCCAAACAGATGCGTGACCGAGTTAATAAACCAGGTGCTATGCCACAACAACACCGCCCGCAACACTAAGCCATAAATAATAAATGACCAACCGCCTAATAGATAAAGCACGATCGCCATCGGAATTTGCAGCGCAAGATAAACTTCAGTGCGATCGAGCCAACGATAGAACGGATCACGAGCCAGATCCGGCGCAAATTGTCGATAAGACTCATAGTTAAAAAACTTATCGCGGGGATACAGCACCCATCCCATATGGCTCCACCAGAAGCCGCGACTGGCTGAATAGGGATCATTGTCTACATCTTCTGTATGCAAGTGGTGCATCCGATGGCCCGCCACCCAGAAAATTACACCACCCTGTAGCGCCAGTGTTCCAATCACCGCCAACGCATATTCCAAAGGTTTGGGAACCTGTAAGCTTCGATGTGTCAGCAGGCGGTGAAAACCTAAACAGATGCCAATACTACCAAATAGCCAATGTAAAAAAATCATCACGCCGAGGGCTTTCCAGGAGAAAAACCAGGGGGCAGTGAGTGCCAGAGCGTGAAAGGCTCCGAAAAACGCAACGTTCGTCCACTCCAGTTTGAGAGCTTGTTCGGAGTCGGCTTGAATAGAATTAGAAGTCATGAAAATCCTTTACTAAGTTGACAACGATCGGTCTTGATTCAGTCCGATCTCAAGTTGCATTTTCAACTTTTGACGAAATCCGTTAC
This genomic window from Cyanobacteria bacterium FACHB-DQ100 contains:
- a CDS encoding fatty acid desaturase, with the protein product MTSNSIQADSEQALKLEWTNVAFFGAFHALALTAPWFFSWKALGVMIFLHWLFGSIGICLGFHRLLTHRSLQVPKPLEYALAVIGTLALQGGVIFWVAGHRMHHLHTEDVDNDPYSASRGFWWSHMGWVLYPRDKFFNYESYRQFAPDLARDPFYRWLDRTEVYLALQIPMAIVLYLLGGWSFIIYGLVLRAVLLWHSTWFINSVTHLFGYTNYEAEDNSRNLWWAALITYGEGWHNNHHAQPNVAKAGRKWWEIDVTWWAIQVLRSLGLARRVVMPPN